Proteins co-encoded in one Verrucomicrobiota bacterium genomic window:
- a CDS encoding DUF4388 domain-containing protein, with the protein MQGRISKDSGVRLSDLLQFLGQTRQTGCLMLTSGELNARINLQFGQVLNARFRDWVDEVALAAIMGVASWNFELDPQVRNSEVRIQTPLHTLLLRCSVYADEGADEFDLTPRYLPFNFDRQSDPPPGANLEFLRFEVDFLGQRVDRLCQVLNRSRPNTIAFVEGTQGIAYRLQDERIQGVIGINTHDITALLEKLDEVT; encoded by the coding sequence ATGCAAGGCAGGATTTCTAAGGATTCGGGAGTTCGCTTGTCCGACCTCCTACAGTTTCTCGGCCAGACCCGGCAGACGGGCTGTTTGATGCTGACGTCCGGCGAGCTCAACGCGCGTATCAACCTGCAGTTTGGCCAGGTGCTCAACGCGCGGTTTCGAGATTGGGTCGATGAAGTCGCGCTGGCAGCCATCATGGGGGTGGCATCCTGGAACTTCGAGCTTGATCCCCAGGTTCGGAACTCGGAAGTCCGTATCCAGACGCCGCTGCATACCTTGCTCCTGAGATGCTCGGTCTACGCCGATGAAGGGGCAGATGAATTCGACCTTACTCCGCGTTACCTGCCCTTCAACTTTGACCGCCAATCCGACCCGCCTCCCGGCGCTAACCTGGAGTTCCTGCGCTTCGAAGTGGATTTTCTTGGACAGCGCGTCGATCGGCTCTGCCAGGTGTTGAATCGGTCTCGGCCGAATACGATTGCTTTTGTGGAAGGCACGCAAGGTATTGCCTACCGCCTGCAGGACGAACGCATCCAGGGCGTCATCGGGATCAACACGCACGACATCACGGCGCTGCTGGAGAAATTGGATGAGGTTACCTGA